Proteins encoded together in one Lathyrus oleraceus cultivar Zhongwan6 chromosome 5, CAAS_Psat_ZW6_1.0, whole genome shotgun sequence window:
- the LOC127084736 gene encoding uncharacterized protein LOC127084736, which translates to MDEAGESGDPMDQFHRNEAISAVADDGFLAEEDDDYEDLYNDVNVGEGFLQSLRKNDDSAVRNDGGEDKKVQSGSVVKDPSGVAVAGVGGGDGNLGTVAGGDESRVSGRVDGFQNQGFRGGNSGVGSGSGIGGGGGGIRVELGQASGKLSEIEEQRGNDGVGVQGGVQLQQQQQQHGGVVGNDGLVRQVQGVGVGVGGVVGGVNLNRVGGNGAGNNVIAINSVNTGGGEGGGVVVGGGGGGGSTVLFVGDLHWWTTDAELEAELCKYGQVKEVRFFDEKASGKSKGYCQVEFYEAYAATACKEGMNGYLFNGRPCVVAFASPFTVKKMGEAQNNRNQQVNQAAGGVNQGRRGPADVGAKPGGSNIATGGNYQGGDGNNNNNNRGYGRGNWGRGNNPGMGNRGPVNPMRNRGGGMGGRGIMGNGGNGFGQGIGGAPPMMHPQSMMNQGFDPAFGGPMGRMGAFGGYPGGPAPPFSGMMPSFPGVGGVGLPGVAPHVNPAFFGRGMPVNGMGMMPASGMEGPNMGMWPDPNMGGWGGEEPGGGRAGESSYGEEAASEHQYGGEVSHDRPGWQNTTREKDRGSERDWSGSSERRYRDDRDQGYERDAPREKEVGHDPEWPERKHREEREVVVRERSRDRDREKSRDRDRERERGDRDRDRDRYREDRDRYADHHRYRDREPEHEDEWERGRSSRTHSKSRLSQDEEHHSRSKDADYGKRRRLTSE; encoded by the coding sequence ATGGATGAAGCTGGTGAGAGCGGAGATCCTATGGATCAGTTCCACCGTAACGAGGCTATATCAGCGGTGGCTGACGATGGTTTTTTAGcggaagaggatgatgattacGAAGATCTTTACAACGATGTTAATGTTGGCGAGGGTTTTCTTCAATCGTTGCGGAAAAACGATGATTCGGCTGTTAGAAATGATGGTGGTGAGGATAAGAAGGTTCAATCGGGTTCTGTTGTAAAGGATCCGAGTGGGGTTGCGGTGGCTGGTGTCGGTGGTGGTGATGGGAATTTGGGTACTGTTGCTGGAGGGGATGAATCTAGGGTTTCTGGGAGAGTTGATGGGTTTCAGAATCAAGGGTTTAGAGGGGGTAATTCTGGAGTTGGATCGGGTTCGGGGattggtggtggtggtggtgggaTTAGGGTTGAACTAGGTCAAGCATCTGGGAAATTGAGTGAAATTGAAGAGCAGAGAGGCAATGATGGTGTTGGAGTACAGGGGGGTGTGCAGTtgcaacagcaacaacaacaacatggtGGTGTTGTTGGAAATGATGGTTTGGTGAGACAAGTTCAAGGTGTTGGTGTTGGTGTTGGTGGTGTTGTTGGAGGGGTTAATCTTAATAGGGTTGGAGGAAATGGAGCTGGGAATAATGTGATTGCTATTAATAGTGTTAATACTGGAGGAGGTGAAGGTGGTGGTGTTGTTGTTGGTGGAGGAGGAGGTGGAGGAAGTACTGTATTATTTGTGGGGGATTTGCATTGGTGGACTACTGATGCTGAGCTGGAAGCTGAGCTTTGCAAGTATGGACAAGTTAAGGAGGTGAGGTTTTTTGATGAGAAAGCTAGTGGAAAATCCAAAGGGTATTGTCAGGTTGAGTTTTATGAAGCATATGCCGCAACGGCTTGTAAGGAAGGGATGAATGGTTATTTGTTTAACGGGAGGCCTTGTGTTGTTGCTTTTGCTTCGCCTTTTACTGTTAAGAAAATGGGAGAGGCTCAGAATAATAGGAATCAGCAGGTGAATCAAGCTGCCGGAGGGGTTAATCAGGGAAGGAGGGGGCCTGCTGATGTGGGGGCTAAACCCGGTGGTAGTAATATTGCGACGGGTGGTAACTACCAAGGTGGAGATgggaataataataataataatagagGTTATGGAAGAGGTAATTGGGGGAGAGGGAATAATCCTGGGATGGGGAATAGAGGGCCTGTTAATCCAATGAGGAACAGAGGTGGTGGGATGGGCGGCAGAGGTATTATGGGTAATGGTGGAAATGGATTCGGACAGGGTATTGGTGGTGCCCCGCCGATGATGCATCCTCAGTCAATGATGAATCAGGGTTTTGATCCTGCATTTGGTGGTCCCATGGGTAGAATGGGAGCCTTTGGAGGCTATCCAGGTGGTCCGGCGCCTCCGTTCTCGGGGATGATGCCTTCATTTCCTGGCGTTGGAGGTGTTGGTCTGCCTGGAGTAGCACCTCATGTTAATCCCGCCTTTTTTGGAAGAGGGATGCCTGTGAATGGAATGGGGATGATGCCTGCGTCGGGTATGGAAGGTCCCAATATGGGAATGTGGCCGGATCCAAATATGGGCGGATGGGGTGGTGAAGAACCTGGTGGTGGCAGGGCTGGGGAGTCAAGTTATGGGGAGGAAGCTGCATCAGAGCATCAATATGGTGGTGAGGTGAGTCATGATAGACCTGGGTGGCAGAATACCACGAGGGAAAAAGATAGAGGATCCGAAAGGGACTGGTCTGGTTCTTCTGAGCGAAGGTACAGGGATGATAGAGATCAAGGATATGAGAGAGATGCACCTAGAGAAAAAGAAGTGGGACATGATCCTGAATGGCCAGAAAGAAAGCATCGCGAGGAAAGAGAAGTGGTGGTTAGAGAACGATCCCGTGACCGTGACAGAGAAAAGTCTCGTGATCGTGACCGTGAGCGCGAAAGGGGTGATCGAGATCGTGACAGGGACAGATACAGGGAAGATAGGGACAGATATGCAGATCATCACAGGTATAGAGACCGTGAACCAGAGCATGAGGATGAGTGGGAAAGGGGACGGTCGTCTAGGACTCACAGTAAATCAAGATTATCACAGGATGAGGAACACCATTCTAGGTCAAAAGATGCTGATTATGGGAAGAGGAGGCGGCTGACCTCCGAGTAA